A portion of the Desulfuromonas acetexigens genome contains these proteins:
- the cbiB gene encoding adenosylcobinamide-phosphate synthase CbiB has product MPLEFQIILAMAMDAVIGDPRWLPHPVRGIGRAATALEKPVRRLIASETLAGLVATLIVIASTALICWFLIMVMTEVSPWLGEAMSIVILYFGFAARDLSRHALHVKYALETDDLDLARRQVAMLVGRDTEELDHAEVSRAAVESVAENTVDAVTAPLLFALIGGPVGTMVYKAINTLDSMFGYKNDRYVHFGYFAAKIDDLANYIPARITALLTPVAATLLGFDARGSWLIFRRDRHNHPSPNGGQIEAAMAGALNVRLGGENSYFGQPSFRPYMGDNNRPLCAERIGETVRLMWAISLLMASFGLILRGGLGALAQ; this is encoded by the coding sequence ATGCCGCTTGAGTTCCAGATAATCCTGGCCATGGCCATGGATGCCGTTATTGGTGATCCGCGGTGGCTGCCGCATCCAGTACGGGGAATCGGTCGAGCGGCGACGGCGCTGGAAAAACCGGTGCGTAGGCTCATCGCCTCAGAAACCCTGGCCGGTCTGGTGGCGACGCTGATTGTAATCGCATCGACGGCGCTGATCTGTTGGTTCCTGATCATGGTAATGACCGAGGTTTCTCCGTGGCTGGGAGAAGCAATGTCCATTGTGATTCTCTATTTCGGTTTCGCTGCACGCGACCTAAGCCGCCACGCTCTCCATGTCAAGTATGCTCTGGAGACTGATGACCTGGATCTGGCACGCCGACAGGTGGCGATGCTGGTAGGGCGTGATACCGAAGAACTTGACCATGCTGAAGTCTCCCGCGCCGCGGTTGAAAGCGTAGCCGAAAACACAGTTGATGCGGTTACCGCCCCTCTGCTCTTTGCCTTGATCGGTGGACCCGTGGGCACTATGGTTTATAAGGCGATCAATACCCTGGATTCGATGTTCGGTTACAAAAATGACCGATATGTCCATTTCGGTTATTTTGCCGCCAAGATCGACGACTTGGCAAACTACATTCCAGCGCGAATCACAGCGCTTTTGACGCCGGTTGCGGCGACTCTTTTAGGTTTCGATGCGCGAGGTTCCTGGCTTATTTTCCGCCGCGATCGCCATAATCACCCCAGTCCGAATGGAGGCCAGATAGAAGCGGCCATGGCTGGAGCTCTGAATGTCAGACTCGGAGGAGAGAACAGCTATTTCGGCCAACCGTCGTTTCGTCCATATATGGGCGATAACAACAGACCGCTCTGTGCGGAACGCATTGGAGAAACAGTCAGGCTGATGTGGGCGATTTCTTTGCTGATGGCGAGCTTCGGTTTGATCCTGCGCGGTGGTCTCGGCGCTTTGGCTCAATGA
- a CDS encoding cob(I)yrinic acid a,c-diamide adenosyltransferase — protein sequence MSEKRKNILIFTGDGKGKSTAAFGMAVRAFGHGQRVLIIQFLKQDQSVGELAGLKKLGIEVKQVGRGFVPRPDHSVYEEHRQAAREGFALACEALNSGEHDLIILDEICGAVAKGLLKEDEVVNALEAAPLLNIVLTGRGATERLMASADTVSEIHPIKHALSKGVAARKGVEF from the coding sequence ATGAGTGAAAAACGCAAGAATATCCTGATTTTTACCGGTGACGGCAAGGGCAAATCGACCGCTGCCTTTGGTATGGCTGTGCGAGCCTTTGGCCATGGCCAGCGGGTGCTGATCATCCAGTTCCTCAAGCAGGATCAGAGCGTCGGTGAGCTGGCAGGTTTAAAAAAACTTGGAATTGAGGTGAAGCAGGTGGGGCGCGGTTTTGTCCCCCGACCGGACCATTCGGTCTACGAGGAACATCGGCAGGCTGCCCGGGAAGGTTTTGCCCTTGCCTGTGAAGCACTGAACTCTGGGGAACACGATCTGATTATTCTCGATGAAATCTGCGGCGCGGTCGCCAAGGGTTTATTGAAAGAGGACGAAGTGGTGAACGCCCTTGAAGCCGCGCCATTACTGAATATCGTGCTCACCGGACGTGGAGCAACGGAACGTTTGATGGCGTCCGCCGATACCGTCAGTGAAATTCACCCAATCAAACATGCTTTATCCAAGGGTGTAGCCGCACGGAAGGGGGTTGAGTTTTGA
- a CDS encoding cobyrinate a,c-diamide synthase: MNEIPRLLMAGTQSGVGKSSLTLALVVAFRRRGLRVQTFKVGPDYLDPGHLAQVSGRPCYNLDGWMAGEDYCRRLFEDACAKADIAIVEGVMGLFDGSSAESLSGSTAEMASWLKLPVFLVVNVHGMARSIAALVKGFSEFDERVSIAGVIANMCGSESHARWLQQALVAAGAPPLLGRVMRDAFPELPSRHLGLVSAQETDWSDALIDRLCELAENAIDLDKLLQQSAPASPIKAGEEKTSFSTARRGLKLAVARDAAFQFYYADLFDALRGRGVEVQFFSPLDDDSIPLLCDGLYLGGGYPELYAHKLAANEAMRQSVKEFCGSGKPVYAECGGLIYLCREVAVDNEICPMVGVLPSRTRMLKKRKTLGYVEATLQMSTLFGAVGTRLRGHEFHYSELCDDPIGNDGWQAAYHLRKNRGAQVRDEGYQKGHILASYAHLHLASQPQALDSWIENMYAARETTRSNNETS; the protein is encoded by the coding sequence TTGAACGAGATTCCTCGTTTGCTCATGGCCGGTACGCAAAGCGGTGTCGGCAAATCTTCACTGACCCTGGCTCTGGTAGTCGCTTTCCGGCGTAGAGGTCTGCGAGTGCAGACTTTCAAGGTTGGTCCCGATTATCTCGACCCCGGTCATCTGGCGCAGGTGTCCGGGCGTCCCTGTTACAACCTGGACGGGTGGATGGCCGGTGAAGATTATTGCCGTCGCCTGTTTGAGGATGCCTGCGCTAAAGCCGACATCGCCATCGTCGAAGGGGTGATGGGGCTCTTTGATGGCAGTAGCGCCGAATCTCTCTCCGGGAGTACCGCGGAGATGGCGAGCTGGCTAAAGTTGCCGGTGTTTTTGGTTGTCAACGTCCACGGAATGGCGCGCTCAATTGCCGCTCTGGTCAAGGGATTCTCCGAATTCGACGAGCGAGTCAGTATCGCAGGGGTGATCGCCAACATGTGTGGGTCCGAGAGTCACGCTCGTTGGTTGCAGCAGGCGCTGGTGGCCGCGGGGGCGCCGCCGTTGCTCGGCAGGGTAATGCGAGACGCTTTTCCTGAGCTGCCGAGTCGTCACCTGGGACTGGTTTCAGCTCAGGAGACGGATTGGAGTGACGCTTTGATCGACCGACTCTGTGAGCTGGCGGAAAACGCAATCGATCTGGATAAGCTCTTGCAACAGTCTGCGCCGGCGTCGCCCATAAAAGCCGGCGAAGAAAAGACCTCGTTCAGCACCGCCAGGCGAGGATTAAAGCTTGCCGTCGCTCGTGATGCAGCCTTTCAATTCTATTACGCAGATCTGTTCGATGCTCTTCGTGGGCGCGGGGTGGAGGTGCAGTTCTTTTCACCTCTTGATGATGATTCCATACCGCTTCTTTGCGATGGACTTTATCTCGGCGGCGGTTATCCAGAGCTGTATGCGCACAAACTCGCTGCCAACGAGGCGATGCGCCAATCCGTCAAGGAGTTCTGCGGCAGTGGCAAACCGGTTTACGCGGAATGCGGCGGGTTGATCTACCTTTGCCGGGAAGTAGCAGTCGATAATGAGATATGTCCCATGGTTGGAGTCTTGCCGAGTCGGACCCGCATGCTGAAAAAGCGCAAAACCCTCGGCTATGTTGAGGCGACGTTACAGATGTCTACGCTCTTCGGAGCGGTCGGAACCAGACTGCGTGGTCACGAGTTTCACTACTCGGAGTTGTGCGACGACCCCATCGGTAACGACGGCTGGCAGGCTGCCTATCATTTGAGGAAAAACCGCGGTGCCCAGGTCAGAGATGAAGGCTATCAAAAAGGCCATATCCTGGCCAGTTATGCTCATCTGCACCTGGCATCTCAACCCCAGGCCTTGGATTCCTGGATTGAAAACATGTATGCCGCGCGGGAAACCACAAGGAGTAACAATGAAACGAGCTGA
- a CDS encoding precorrin-8X methylmutase has protein sequence MKRADGKPLIHDLYEHPLSGPEIEARSFAAIDTEMGNYSLSQPQWEVARRLIHTTADFTMAELLSFSVDAFDASREALLAGAKIYADSNMIRSGISVARLRQINPDYSHEDIFCHVADEDVAAQAKEVGLPRSLFAVRKAKEMLHGSIVLLGNAPVALLEINRLAMEEGIRPALVIGMPVGFIHVLESKEELLRTGLPYVVLNGRRGGSPLAVACLHAMCTVASGQVGV, from the coding sequence ATGAAACGAGCTGATGGAAAACCGTTGATCCACGATCTCTATGAACATCCCCTCAGCGGACCGGAGATAGAGGCACGTTCGTTTGCTGCCATCGACACCGAAATGGGTAATTATTCCTTGTCGCAGCCGCAGTGGGAAGTGGCGCGGCGCTTGATTCATACCACTGCCGATTTCACCATGGCCGAGTTGCTCTCTTTCAGTGTTGATGCTTTTGATGCTTCTCGTGAGGCACTTTTGGCGGGTGCCAAGATTTACGCTGACAGCAATATGATTCGTTCCGGAATCTCCGTTGCCCGTCTACGACAGATCAACCCAGACTACAGCCATGAGGATATCTTCTGTCATGTTGCAGATGAGGATGTTGCAGCGCAGGCGAAAGAGGTTGGTTTGCCTCGCTCGCTCTTCGCAGTCAGAAAAGCCAAGGAGATGCTTCACGGCAGCATCGTGCTGCTTGGCAACGCTCCGGTCGCGCTGTTGGAAATCAACCGTTTGGCCATGGAGGAAGGGATTCGTCCCGCCCTGGTCATCGGCATGCCCGTCGGTTTTATCCATGTGTTGGAGAGTAAGGAGGAATTACTGAGGACCGGCCTGCCTTACGTTGTTCTCAATGGACGGCGCGGGGGCAGCCCGCTGGCGGTAGCCTGCCTTCATGCCATGTGTACGGTAGCCAGCGGACAGGTTGGCGTATGA
- a CDS encoding sirohydrochlorin cobaltochelatase: MNRIFALILMQVVFMPIAIQADANELKSKPAIVLVAFGTSVEQARKVFDHIDSRVRRRYPEHNLRWAFTSQFIIDKLKRRGVVTYNVDEVIAQLRAEGFDRVVFQSLHIAPGQEYSKVQAADISGLRVAFGDALMTSDEDIERTIDALRPHIDALEPAVIAAHGNDKYPRFNERIEAFAARIEADYPRLVVASVEGSPGLGPLQKIKEMKPDRVNFVPLMIVAGDHILNDVLGDEDGSWKNIIAAPQVGVSESLGWNDAVLDIYFDHLEAALQQVMQEEPVR; this comes from the coding sequence ATGAACAGAATCTTTGCTTTGATATTGATGCAGGTGGTTTTTATGCCCATTGCAATACAGGCAGATGCGAACGAGCTAAAAAGCAAACCGGCAATCGTTCTGGTTGCTTTTGGTACTTCGGTCGAGCAGGCGCGTAAGGTGTTTGATCATATCGACAGTCGGGTGCGCCGGCGTTACCCGGAGCACAATCTGCGATGGGCTTTTACCTCGCAGTTTATCATCGACAAGCTGAAACGACGCGGGGTAGTAACCTACAATGTCGATGAGGTGATCGCGCAACTGCGTGCCGAAGGGTTTGATCGCGTCGTCTTCCAGAGTCTGCATATTGCTCCGGGGCAGGAGTACAGTAAGGTTCAGGCGGCGGATATCTCTGGTCTGCGGGTGGCCTTCGGTGATGCACTTATGACCAGTGATGAGGACATTGAGCGCACCATTGATGCCTTGCGACCCCATATCGATGCGCTGGAGCCCGCCGTTATTGCCGCTCATGGTAACGATAAGTACCCCCGCTTCAATGAACGGATAGAAGCGTTCGCTGCGCGGATTGAAGCCGATTATCCGCGTTTGGTCGTGGCCAGTGTCGAAGGAAGTCCTGGCCTTGGCCCTTTGCAGAAGATTAAGGAGATGAAACCCGATCGAGTTAATTTCGTTCCCTTGATGATCGTTGCCGGCGATCACATTCTCAACGATGTGCTCGGCGACGAAGATGGGAGCTGGAAGAATATCATCGCCGCGCCGCAAGTCGGGGTGAGTGAGTCGCTCGGTTGGAACGATGCCGTTCTGGATATTTACTTCGATCACCTTGAGGCGGCTTTGCAGCAGGTGATGCAAGAAGAGCCTGTCCGCTGA
- a CDS encoding nucleoside recognition protein: MRLFIWIILFGLLLEGGECFSMEKRAAVDDMGQAETSIRAPGQPDNAASMSVKRVRPEGQTGKILASERHKNGDPDSYESWKRKLPFWPRKGLILFELMLVIALGVLVGQILEVSGCVKMLSWVTLPITRLGKLSRHTGPAFLMAFQSGAVANSMLVSHRDCGQISNRELYTSVYVVSALSLFAHLPTFVVPIGIAFGWEATAALFGVRFSAIAVQVFLTLLVSRQIFGRLGIGEELRGRDVIAEVREYRQRKDGFWRTVWKRSKLTLRRLLFYLLPTFALMTSLEYYGGFEWLAKTMPQLFTFDFLPPQSLFIIPAQALSLYNGAIAAANFIDSGSITTQQAVIIILFGSMVTAPVRTLKHGLPTYVAVLGPRAGTFMAVSAQVLRMLFLLICTIALMVCWF; this comes from the coding sequence ATGCGATTGTTTATCTGGATAATCCTGTTCGGTTTGTTGCTGGAGGGTGGTGAGTGCTTCTCCATGGAGAAGCGTGCGGCTGTGGATGACATGGGGCAAGCTGAAACCTCAATACGTGCCCCCGGACAGCCTGACAACGCTGCGTCGATGAGCGTTAAAAGAGTGCGTCCCGAGGGTCAGACCGGCAAAATCCTGGCCTCCGAACGGCACAAGAACGGTGACCCCGATAGTTATGAAAGCTGGAAGAGAAAATTACCCTTCTGGCCTCGCAAAGGCTTGATCCTGTTCGAGCTAATGCTCGTGATTGCCCTCGGCGTCCTGGTTGGACAGATATTGGAGGTGTCCGGCTGCGTCAAGATGCTCTCATGGGTGACTTTGCCGATCACCCGCTTGGGCAAATTGTCCCGGCATACCGGTCCGGCCTTTCTGATGGCATTTCAATCCGGCGCTGTGGCCAATAGCATGCTGGTTTCCCACCGCGACTGCGGTCAGATCAGTAACCGCGAATTGTACACCTCGGTTTATGTGGTCTCGGCTTTGTCGCTCTTCGCCCATTTGCCCACCTTCGTGGTCCCCATCGGCATTGCTTTCGGCTGGGAGGCGACCGCGGCTCTCTTTGGGGTGCGATTTTCCGCTATAGCCGTGCAGGTCTTTTTGACCCTGCTGGTCAGTCGCCAGATCTTCGGTCGGTTAGGCATTGGCGAAGAACTGCGGGGCCGGGATGTGATTGCCGAGGTGCGTGAATACCGCCAGCGCAAGGACGGATTTTGGCGCACTGTCTGGAAGCGTTCAAAGCTCACGTTGAGACGGCTACTCTTTTATTTACTGCCGACCTTTGCCTTGATGACGTCTTTGGAATATTACGGAGGTTTTGAATGGCTTGCCAAGACCATGCCCCAGCTCTTTACTTTTGATTTTCTACCGCCGCAATCGTTGTTCATTATCCCGGCTCAGGCACTGAGTTTGTACAACGGCGCGATTGCCGCGGCCAATTTTATCGATTCCGGGTCGATAACCACTCAGCAGGCGGTGATTATCATCCTATTCGGCTCAATGGTTACTGCACCGGTGCGGACTCTCAAGCATGGGCTACCGACCTATGTAGCAGTGCTCGGCCCGCGAGCTGGAACTTTTATGGCAGTCAGTGCCCAGGTACTGCGCATGCTGTTCCTGTTAATTTGCACCAT